In bacterium BMS3Abin02, one DNA window encodes the following:
- the petD gene encoding cytochrome b6-f complex subunit 4: protein MDDQEPRVIKGHRVLGVVPGIPPGGERKVLSEEEPVMVWPHLLVRHGVTVLVVIAVVVFLAVVFNAPLREIANPNLTPNPEKAPWYFAALQELLSHFHPLVAGVLLPGAIVLGLAALPYIDRNPHLQPRFRKVAVATFTIFMVVWIALTLIGFMFRGPDWGWVWPWKDWYGEL, encoded by the coding sequence GTGGACGATCAGGAACCGAGGGTGATCAAGGGGCATCGCGTCCTTGGCGTGGTACCCGGGATTCCGCCCGGTGGAGAACGGAAGGTGTTGTCGGAAGAAGAGCCTGTGATGGTGTGGCCACATCTGCTCGTGCGCCATGGCGTGACAGTTCTGGTCGTCATTGCAGTTGTCGTGTTTCTTGCGGTCGTGTTCAACGCCCCGCTGCGGGAGATCGCCAACCCGAACCTGACCCCGAACCCCGAAAAGGCCCCTTGGTACTTTGCGGCGCTGCAGGAATTGCTGTCGCATTTTCATCCGTTGGTCGCGGGAGTCCTCTTGCCGGGTGCGATCGTGCTCGGCTTGGCTGCGTTGCCGTACATCGACCGCAACCCTCACCTTCAGCCGAGGTTCCGCAAGGTCGCGGTGGCGACGTTCACGATCTTCATGGTCGTCTGGATCGCGCTCACGCTGATCGGGTTCATGTTCCGAGGTCCGGACTGGGGTTGGGTCTGGCCGTGGAAGGATTGGTACGGAGAGCTATGA
- the petB gene encoding cytochrome b6 has product MNLMERVRESTIGRSIWRAPDRVTERDRAAGHWASFLLHIYPVKMRKKEIGFRYSWYLGVAALALFGSLVLSGIYLMFFYVPSPTSAYLDILRIQTSIPFGQYMRNVHRWSAHLMVLIVAAHMARVFYRGAYKKPKEFNWVIGVVLLVVTLLLSFTGYLLPWDQLAYWAVTVGSSMAGFVPVLGGLIEKILLGGREVGSSTLLRFYVLHVAVLPTVLVIVVTFHLWRWRKDSMLTQPTVEGR; this is encoded by the coding sequence ATGAACTTGATGGAACGAGTGAGAGAGTCCACGATTGGGCGCTCCATCTGGAGGGCTCCCGACCGTGTAACGGAGCGAGACCGTGCCGCCGGTCACTGGGCGAGCTTCCTGTTGCACATCTACCCCGTGAAAATGCGCAAGAAGGAGATCGGGTTCCGCTACTCGTGGTATCTGGGTGTTGCGGCACTCGCCCTCTTCGGCTCGCTCGTGCTGTCGGGGATCTATCTGATGTTCTTCTACGTGCCGTCTCCTACGTCGGCGTACCTCGACATCCTGCGCATCCAGACGAGTATCCCGTTCGGTCAGTACATGCGCAACGTCCACCGCTGGTCTGCCCACCTGATGGTGCTCATTGTTGCCGCCCACATGGCTCGAGTGTTCTATCGCGGTGCGTACAAGAAGCCGAAGGAGTTCAACTGGGTGATCGGTGTCGTCCTGCTCGTAGTCACCTTGCTGCTCTCGTTCACGGGCTATCTGCTCCCTTGGGACCAGTTGGCGTACTGGGCAGTGACGGTGGGAAGCTCGATGGCGGGTTTCGTGCCGGTGCTGGGGGGCCTCATAGAGAAGATCCTGTTGGGCGGTCGTGAGGTCGGCTCCTCCACGCTGCTGCGTTTCTACGTGTTGCACGTCGCCGTGCTGCCAACGGTGCTGGTGATCGTCGTGACATTCCACCTGTGGCGCTGGAGGAAGGACTCCATGTTGACGCAGCCAACCGTCGAGGGGAGGTGA
- the preT gene encoding NAD-dependent dihydropyrimidine dehydrogenase subunit PreT has translation MTIGPLQFYDENIPCLAACPVHTNAGAYVAAIADGEDEFAYLTARLPNPFASVCGRVCAAPCEDECRRGEIDRPIAIRALKRFVTERYGVEAGSDTYKKVAGAPLVDLPYSVGIVGGGPTGLSAAHDLRRLGYKVTVYEATGVLGGMMVLGIPEYRLDRSLLAAEIQAIIDMGVDVQLNTRLGADVTLGELRERHDAVFLSYGAFLGRGLDIPGGDADGVLKAVEFLLNTNQGFEVDIGEKVIVIGGGDVAMDAARTALRRDAYESRTVESEFEQVAETAAITEALDVARTAARAGATHVKVISLESVEELPASEFELEEAINESISFVHRRGPARILTDAQGRLTGLETIGVLSVFDEDGRFAPKFDHDDVQLHEADTIILAIGQAVDVEALGPDGPQVSPRKTIQIDPDTLETSIPMVWAGGDAAKGPRTLILGIADGRIAAAQIHKAFGGEIQGQQEGQMVQLEQFHRLDDIYDRIGRIDVPTIPTDRRIGLAEVETGFTEEMARCEAKRCLRCFANILLDASKCVLCALCADVCPIDVISLIPAEEVGVGLVGSTALMFDERACIRCALCIERCPTDALSMGLWTGVGVPRVGVRA, from the coding sequence ATGACGATCGGACCGCTTCAGTTCTACGACGAGAACATCCCGTGTCTGGCCGCGTGCCCGGTCCACACGAACGCAGGCGCATATGTGGCTGCCATCGCAGACGGAGAGGACGAGTTTGCGTATCTGACTGCCCGATTGCCGAATCCGTTCGCCTCGGTCTGCGGCCGGGTGTGCGCCGCACCGTGTGAAGACGAGTGCCGTCGAGGGGAGATCGACCGGCCGATCGCCATCAGAGCGTTGAAGAGGTTTGTCACCGAGAGGTACGGTGTCGAAGCCGGCAGTGACACGTACAAGAAAGTGGCGGGAGCACCGCTCGTCGATCTCCCCTACAGCGTGGGGATCGTAGGTGGTGGACCGACAGGACTGTCGGCGGCCCACGACCTGCGACGCCTCGGCTACAAGGTGACGGTGTACGAAGCGACCGGAGTTCTCGGTGGGATGATGGTGCTCGGTATTCCGGAGTATCGCCTCGATCGAAGCCTGCTCGCGGCGGAGATCCAGGCAATCATCGACATGGGCGTCGACGTGCAGTTGAACACGAGACTCGGCGCCGACGTCACACTCGGCGAACTGCGGGAACGTCATGACGCCGTCTTCTTGTCCTACGGCGCGTTCTTGGGGCGTGGCCTCGACATCCCCGGTGGCGATGCAGATGGCGTTTTGAAGGCCGTCGAGTTCCTCCTCAACACCAATCAGGGTTTCGAGGTGGACATCGGCGAGAAGGTGATCGTCATCGGCGGCGGCGACGTGGCAATGGATGCCGCACGAACGGCACTGCGACGTGACGCCTACGAATCCAGGACCGTGGAAAGCGAGTTCGAACAGGTGGCGGAAACGGCCGCGATCACCGAAGCTCTCGACGTTGCCCGCACTGCTGCTCGAGCCGGGGCGACACATGTGAAAGTCATCTCGCTCGAATCGGTCGAGGAGTTGCCTGCGTCGGAGTTCGAGCTCGAAGAGGCCATAAACGAGAGCATCTCGTTCGTTCACCGTCGCGGGCCTGCGCGCATCCTGACCGACGCACAGGGCCGGCTCACCGGACTCGAAACGATTGGTGTGCTGTCGGTGTTCGACGAAGATGGAAGATTCGCTCCAAAGTTCGACCACGATGATGTTCAACTGCACGAAGCGGACACGATCATCCTGGCCATCGGTCAAGCGGTCGACGTCGAGGCGCTGGGCCCCGACGGTCCGCAGGTCTCCCCTCGGAAGACCATCCAGATCGATCCCGACACCCTCGAGACGTCGATACCCATGGTCTGGGCCGGTGGTGACGCCGCGAAGGGGCCGCGGACACTGATCCTCGGCATCGCCGACGGCCGGATCGCTGCGGCGCAGATCCACAAGGCGTTCGGTGGTGAGATCCAGGGGCAGCAAGAAGGCCAGATGGTCCAGCTCGAACAGTTCCACCGTCTCGATGACATCTACGATCGCATCGGACGCATCGACGTCCCTACGATTCCGACCGACCGCCGCATCGGTCTGGCAGAGGTCGAGACAGGGTTTACCGAAGAGATGGCTCGGTGTGAGGCCAAACGGTGCCTTCGCTGTTTCGCCAACATCCTTCTCGACGCGAGCAAATGTGTGTTGTGTGCGCTGTGTGCCGACGTGTGCCCGATCGACGTGATCTCGCTCATTCCGGCAGAGGAGGTGGGGGTCGGTCTTGTAGGGTCAACGGCGCTGATGTTCGACGAGCGAGCATGCATACGATGCGCGCTTTGCATCGAGCGGTGTCCAACGGACGCTCTGTCCATGGGACTGTGGACGGGAGTGGGGGTGCCAAGAGTGGGAGTGCGAGCATGA
- the cycA_1 gene encoding cytochrome c-552 precursor, which translates to MVRLMRQLASAVLVAFVVLLVVPSSVSMAQSSDGRELFESSCAGCHGADGSGTLGVFPPLVGNDDVQDGGYLREVIRNGRTGEIEVAGITYDGTMPPIGAAFSDDEVDALVGYIQSDLGTAERSAVAVPAERSSARFPWGLAFIILAAVVLSAGLVVMVARPGHESFTWKGAYARALVLFFYFFLLTVWLPSTMFTKAPISGAPRVVQDVVVSGAWFTMMAAGIVALRFLQKAKKI; encoded by the coding sequence ATGGTTCGCTTGATGCGGCAGCTCGCATCCGCGGTGCTGGTTGCCTTCGTCGTGCTGCTCGTGGTTCCGAGTTCTGTTTCCATGGCCCAGTCGTCGGACGGGCGGGAACTCTTCGAGTCCAGTTGCGCCGGGTGCCACGGGGCCGACGGTTCCGGCACCCTTGGCGTGTTTCCGCCGCTGGTGGGCAACGATGATGTTCAGGATGGTGGCTACCTGCGCGAGGTCATCCGCAACGGACGCACCGGTGAGATCGAAGTGGCCGGGATCACCTACGACGGAACGATGCCGCCGATCGGCGCCGCGTTCTCCGACGACGAGGTCGATGCGCTCGTCGGATACATTCAAAGCGATCTTGGGACGGCCGAACGGTCCGCGGTGGCCGTGCCGGCCGAGCGCTCGAGCGCCCGGTTCCCTTGGGGGCTCGCGTTCATCATTCTCGCAGCCGTTGTGCTCTCGGCCGGACTCGTGGTCATGGTCGCAAGACCGGGTCACGAGTCGTTCACGTGGAAAGGAGCGTATGCGCGTGCTCTCGTCCTGTTCTTCTACTTCTTTCTCTTGACCGTGTGGCTGCCCTCGACGATGTTCACGAAGGCCCCGATCTCCGGCGCTCCGAGAGTCGTCCAGGACGTCGTGGTCTCGGGAGCCTGGTTCACGATGATGGCCGCCGGTATCGTGGCGCTCCGGTTCCTTCAGAAGGCGAAGAAGATATGA
- the petJ_1 gene encoding cytochrome c6, translating into MQPSEPIGHELISDLEHYDTKVLIDKINSSLGDNGAEGMMIGGIMRRTRLFAVLFVFTLVAAACSSTAQTTTTTTTPVQTTTTTKAATTTTATTTTATKVAQGDVVKGGLLYDKWWKVLSIDEPTGDMPLWANQSTNTRSGAATWRCKECHGWDYKGADGVYASGSHATGFPGIWDAQSKSYDDLKTVLTTGDHDFSVMGDAALEDLITFIQQGLVDTSKYINADKTLIGADLERGDELFDGTCSACHGADGTMINFGSDEEPEFVGTVASDNPWEALHKIRVGQPGTPMPAALNSGWTLQDMIDVVAHAQTLPTEKGGEDLSAISLGGRLYDKWFKVVGVDAPDGDMPLWANQSTNTRSGAATWRCKECHGWDYKGADGVYASGSHATGFPGIWDARDWTSEQIVAQLSGKNDPNHDFSAYLGHDELHALALFITDGMFDMSTLFDPNTKTPTAGDATEGEELYGTGCAACHGADGTQINFGDDAEPEYVGTVMVDNPWEGSHKIMFGQPGTGMPTGVETGLSIDELLDLIMYMQTFPTS; encoded by the coding sequence ATGCAGCCATCCGAGCCGATCGGGCACGAGCTCATCAGCGACCTCGAACATTATGACACGAAGGTCCTTATTGATAAGATCAACTCGTCCCTAGGTGATAACGGTGCCGAGGGAATGATGATCGGAGGGATCATGAGGCGAACCCGCCTTTTCGCCGTGCTGTTCGTGTTCACACTTGTCGCTGCCGCCTGTTCCAGTACGGCCCAGACGACGACAACGACCACAACACCGGTACAGACGACGACAACGACGAAAGCCGCCACTACGACAACCGCCACCACGACAACCGCCACGAAGGTCGCCCAAGGAGATGTCGTCAAAGGCGGCCTCTTGTACGACAAGTGGTGGAAAGTCCTCAGCATCGACGAGCCGACCGGCGACATGCCGCTGTGGGCAAACCAGTCGACGAACACCCGGTCTGGAGCCGCGACCTGGCGCTGCAAGGAGTGCCACGGCTGGGACTACAAAGGTGCCGACGGGGTCTACGCCTCCGGTTCCCACGCGACCGGATTCCCCGGAATCTGGGATGCACAGTCCAAATCGTATGACGATCTGAAAACCGTCCTCACGACCGGAGATCACGATTTCTCCGTCATGGGCGACGCGGCCCTGGAAGACCTGATCACGTTCATCCAACAGGGCCTCGTCGACACATCGAAGTACATCAACGCCGACAAGACCCTCATCGGGGCCGACCTCGAGCGCGGCGACGAACTCTTCGACGGCACCTGCTCGGCCTGCCACGGTGCGGACGGCACGATGATCAACTTCGGATCCGACGAAGAGCCCGAGTTCGTGGGTACCGTTGCTTCGGACAACCCATGGGAGGCGCTCCACAAGATTCGCGTCGGCCAGCCGGGCACGCCAATGCCGGCGGCACTGAACAGCGGATGGACCCTCCAGGACATGATCGACGTCGTTGCCCATGCCCAGACGCTCCCCACCGAGAAGGGCGGGGAAGACCTGAGTGCAATCTCGTTGGGAGGCCGGCTCTACGACAAGTGGTTCAAAGTCGTGGGCGTGGACGCGCCCGACGGTGACATGCCGCTGTGGGCAAACCAGTCGACGAACACCCGGTCTGGAGCCGCGACCTGGCGCTGCAAGGAGTGCCACGGCTGGGACTACAAGGGTGCCGACGGGGTCTACGCCTCCGGCTCCCACGCGACCGGATTCCCCGGAATCTGGGATGCACGAGACTGGACCAGCGAGCAGATCGTCGCCCAACTTTCCGGCAAGAACGACCCGAATCATGACTTCTCGGCCTACCTGGGCCACGACGAGCTGCACGCACTCGCCTTGTTCATCACCGACGGCATGTTCGACATGTCGACACTCTTCGATCCCAACACGAAGACACCGACGGCAGGCGACGCCACCGAAGGGGAAGAGCTCTACGGAACAGGATGTGCGGCGTGTCACGGTGCCGATGGCACGCAGATCAACTTCGGTGACGACGCCGAACCCGAGTATGTGGGGACGGTCATGGTCGACAACCCGTGGGAAGGCTCGCACAAGATCATGTTCGGCCAGCCCGGAACCGGTATGCCGACCGGGGTCGAGACCGGCCTGAGCATCGACGAACTGCTCGACCTGATCATGTACATGCAGACGTTCCCGACCAGCTAG
- the mobA gene encoding molybdenum cofactor guanylyltransferase, producing MALGVILAGGVSRRMGTDKALIDVAGRPMVEWVAAALCRVGDPTIVVGREKLGGLRCLPDTQTNVRGPLAGLATALGSAHGRAVLLVAVDQPFLRSRTLQRLLDLASSEAVVPIDGARQVTCAVYPASWAAETSDEIDSGGSIQSLLDRLPHRRVEEPEWRAWGEDGRSWFSVDTLAALTEGLTRYGRPG from the coding sequence ATGGCACTCGGAGTCATTCTCGCCGGTGGAGTCTCACGGCGCATGGGAACCGACAAGGCACTCATCGACGTCGCCGGACGACCGATGGTCGAATGGGTTGCCGCGGCGCTCTGCCGCGTGGGCGACCCGACGATCGTCGTGGGTCGTGAGAAACTCGGCGGTCTGCGATGTCTGCCGGACACACAGACGAACGTCCGTGGCCCCCTCGCCGGTCTGGCGACTGCGCTCGGGTCGGCGCACGGCCGGGCCGTCCTCCTGGTCGCCGTCGATCAGCCCTTCCTCCGATCCCGGACGCTACAGAGGCTGCTCGATCTGGCCTCGAGCGAGGCAGTGGTTCCGATCGACGGCGCCCGGCAAGTGACATGCGCCGTCTATCCGGCCTCCTGGGCAGCCGAGACGAGTGACGAGATCGACTCCGGAGGCTCGATCCAGTCGCTCCTGGACCGGCTTCCACACCGCCGGGTCGAAGAACCGGAGTGGCGCGCGTGGGGTGAGGACGGACGCTCTTGGTTCAGCGTCGACACTCTCGCGGCACTGACCGAAGGGTTGACGCGGTACGGTCGGCCCGGATAG
- the moaA_1 gene encoding cyclic pyranopterin monophosphate synthase — protein sequence MTDDHTPVADTFERSLRDLRISVTDRCNFRCTYCMPKEINREWESLGRDLLLSLEEIERLVRIFAELGVRKVRITGGEPLLRKNLEHLIVGLSAIDGIDDLALTTKGPLLVRRAAALETAGLNRVSVSLDSLDDTVFRAMNDVDSPVARVLDGISVAAEAGPGPVKINAVIQRGVNDHTIVDMVREFRGTGHILRFIEYMDVGGTNGRRLDDVVPAGEIIETVNEVYPLEVLASHYPGEVVRRCGRAHPTRRSQCGSGISGKAARTNTRNSARRGPRGPTQSGDELHRRMIPAAIRADRTASTLRSVPRECRR from the coding sequence ATGACCGACGACCATACGCCCGTGGCGGACACGTTCGAGCGTTCCCTTCGAGATCTGCGCATCTCGGTCACCGACCGCTGCAATTTCCGTTGCACATACTGCATGCCGAAGGAGATCAATCGGGAGTGGGAGTCTCTCGGCCGGGATCTGCTGCTCAGCCTCGAGGAGATCGAGCGTTTGGTGCGGATCTTCGCCGAGCTCGGAGTTCGCAAGGTTCGTATCACGGGCGGTGAACCGCTGCTGCGCAAGAATCTGGAGCACCTCATCGTCGGCCTGAGCGCGATCGATGGGATCGATGATCTCGCGCTCACGACAAAAGGGCCTCTCTTGGTTCGAAGGGCTGCTGCCCTCGAGACGGCCGGTCTCAACAGGGTATCCGTCAGTCTCGATTCGTTGGACGACACCGTGTTCCGCGCCATGAACGACGTCGATTCTCCTGTCGCCAGGGTTCTGGATGGGATCAGCGTTGCGGCAGAGGCCGGACCGGGACCCGTCAAGATCAACGCCGTGATCCAACGCGGCGTCAACGATCACACGATCGTCGACATGGTGCGAGAGTTCCGGGGCACGGGCCATATTCTGCGTTTCATCGAGTACATGGACGTGGGAGGCACGAACGGCCGGCGTCTCGATGACGTGGTGCCCGCCGGCGAGATCATCGAGACGGTCAACGAGGTCTATCCCCTCGAAGTACTCGCGTCGCACTACCCGGGAGAGGTCGTTCGGCGCTGCGGTCGAGCGCATCCGACGAGGAGATCGCAGTGCGGATCAGGCATCTCTGGGAAGGCCGCGAGGACCAATACTCGGAACTCCGCTCGTCGCGGACCTCGCGGACCTACCCAGAGTGGAGATGAGCTACATCGGCGGATGATTCCGGCCGCTATCCGGGCCGACCGTACCGCGTCAACCCTTCGGTCAGTGCCGCGAGAGTGTCGACGCTGA
- the narI gene encoding respiratory nitrate reductase 1 gamma chain, whose translation MNWNTLLLVIFPYVATAIAVIGTFYRAVRRPFTMSSLSSQLLERKKLFWGSVSFHWGVVIILTAHLVALVIPQTFLVWNRAPVRLYLLEITGFALGVWALGGLLVLGYRRLTERRVRAVTSLMDGIVLTLVGLQVLTGVLTAVLYRFGSVWGLGVMVPYVRSLLALQPRADLLASMPFITQTHVVLFFVFLALFPFSRLVHIITVPLGYLVRPWQIVVWVRRDVPRLSGISWGSAWVRGVLIVVVFAVGTVWVPSALLESSAVSGAPRLVQDLVASGTWLVLLAFVIFGLRWAQRTARI comes from the coding sequence ATGAATTGGAACACGCTGTTGCTCGTGATCTTCCCGTACGTGGCGACCGCCATCGCGGTGATCGGGACGTTCTATCGCGCGGTTCGCCGTCCGTTCACCATGTCGTCGCTGTCTTCCCAACTGCTGGAGCGCAAGAAGCTCTTCTGGGGTTCGGTGTCATTTCACTGGGGAGTCGTGATCATTCTCACCGCACACCTCGTTGCGTTGGTGATACCGCAGACGTTCCTCGTCTGGAACAGGGCTCCGGTCCGGCTCTACCTGCTGGAGATCACGGGGTTCGCTCTCGGCGTTTGGGCACTCGGCGGACTGCTCGTGCTCGGCTATCGACGTTTGACGGAGCGCAGAGTTCGCGCCGTGACCTCGCTGATGGATGGCATCGTGCTGACTCTCGTCGGCCTCCAGGTACTCACCGGGGTCCTGACCGCGGTACTGTACCGATTCGGGTCGGTGTGGGGACTCGGCGTGATGGTCCCGTATGTACGATCACTGTTGGCGCTTCAGCCCCGTGCGGATCTGCTGGCTTCGATGCCGTTCATCACACAGACGCACGTCGTGTTGTTCTTCGTCTTTCTCGCGCTCTTCCCCTTCTCCCGGCTGGTGCACATCATCACGGTGCCGCTCGGGTATCTGGTGCGGCCGTGGCAGATCGTCGTCTGGGTCCGGAGAGATGTCCCGAGGCTGTCGGGGATCAGCTGGGGCTCGGCCTGGGTGCGGGGTGTGCTCATCGTCGTGGTCTTCGCAGTCGGCACGGTCTGGGTGCCCTCGGCGCTGCTGGAGAGCTCCGCAGTCTCGGGCGCCCCACGTCTGGTGCAGGATCTCGTGGCCAGCGGTACCTGGCTGGTCCTACTGGCCTTCGTGATCTTCGGTCTGCGCTGGGCCCAACGGACTGCCAGGATCTGA
- a CDS encoding nitrate reductase delta subunit, with amino-acid sequence MNDLDALAAGFRYPGPGSLELLRSAADSVEDSSIRRPFRRFVDVIGSLGLEAWEEVHTRTLDLSPLFVPYVGYVIWEESYQRGAFLADMQRVENEAGIDPLGELPDHLDPVLRYLAKASEPLPGLVEIFPKALERMAKALAKAEPDNPYRFLLEATRAVSMPVGGAV; translated from the coding sequence ATGAACGACCTGGATGCGCTCGCCGCCGGGTTTCGCTATCCGGGCCCGGGCAGTCTCGAGTTGCTCAGATCGGCTGCAGACTCGGTCGAGGATTCGTCGATCCGGCGTCCTTTCCGTCGATTCGTCGATGTGATCGGATCTCTGGGTTTGGAGGCGTGGGAGGAAGTGCACACCCGGACACTGGACCTTTCGCCATTGTTCGTTCCGTATGTCGGCTACGTGATCTGGGAGGAGAGCTACCAGCGGGGAGCGTTCCTGGCGGACATGCAGCGCGTCGAGAACGAGGCCGGAATCGACCCACTCGGAGAGCTGCCCGATCATCTCGACCCGGTGCTGCGGTATCTCGCCAAGGCCTCCGAGCCGCTGCCAGGCCTGGTCGAGATCTTTCCGAAGGCCCTGGAACGCATGGCGAAGGCTCTCGCCAAGGCCGAACCCGACAACCCGTACCGCTTCCTCCTCGAGGCGACGAGGGCGGTATCGATGCCCGTTGGAGGTGCCGTATGA
- the narH gene encoding respiratory nitrate reductase 1 beta chain has protein sequence MDVRAQMSMLFHLDKCIGCHTCSVACKNLWTDRKGAEYMWWNNVETRPGTGYPTGWEDQKHYEGGWLRDESGKLRLRLHSRSKGLANLFFNPALPEIDEYYEPFTFRYQDLFDAPAGDDQPTAVPISAITGEEMNIESGPNWDDDLSGSPIYAANDPNFDQIAADVKAQMEEIERVVFNYLPRICNHCLNPACVAACPSGAIYKRAEDGVVLVNEDKCRAWRMCVAACPYKKVYYNWSTGKSEKCILCFPRMETGQAPACAHSCVGRIRYMGVLLYDADRIPEAAAVPDEDLIDAQLDMILDPFDPAVITAANASGLDDGWIEAAQASPAYKFVKEWGMALPLHPEFRTMAMMFYVPPLSPVVSVIEQGLVKLDLPPEQVDFERFESLDKARIPIRYLANLFSLGDEEPIRRILRKMLAIRIYKRRQSVDGAVDDATVQVLAKAGATVEEAEAIYRLTTLPTIEDRFVFPPYHREMSQEAIYGDPLARKGETGLGYLQAPVRGA, from the coding sequence ATGGATGTTCGAGCCCAGATGAGCATGTTGTTCCATCTCGACAAGTGCATCGGTTGCCACACGTGCAGTGTCGCCTGCAAGAACCTGTGGACGGATCGCAAAGGCGCCGAGTACATGTGGTGGAACAATGTCGAGACCCGCCCCGGGACCGGCTACCCGACCGGATGGGAGGACCAGAAACACTACGAGGGCGGCTGGCTGCGCGATGAATCGGGCAAGCTTCGCTTGCGACTGCATTCGCGGTCCAAAGGTCTGGCGAATCTCTTCTTCAACCCTGCCCTGCCCGAGATCGACGAGTACTACGAGCCGTTCACCTTTCGGTACCAGGACCTGTTCGACGCCCCCGCCGGTGACGACCAGCCCACCGCAGTACCGATCTCGGCGATCACCGGTGAGGAGATGAACATCGAAAGCGGGCCCAACTGGGACGACGATTTGTCCGGGTCGCCGATCTACGCGGCCAACGACCCGAACTTCGACCAGATTGCCGCCGATGTGAAGGCGCAGATGGAGGAGATCGAACGCGTGGTCTTCAACTACCTGCCGCGTATCTGCAATCACTGTCTCAATCCGGCGTGTGTGGCGGCGTGTCCATCCGGCGCCATATACAAGCGAGCCGAAGACGGCGTGGTGCTCGTCAACGAGGACAAGTGCAGGGCATGGCGGATGTGCGTGGCGGCATGTCCCTACAAGAAGGTGTACTACAACTGGTCCACCGGCAAGTCCGAGAAGTGCATTCTGTGCTTCCCTCGCATGGAGACGGGCCAGGCTCCCGCCTGTGCGCACTCGTGCGTGGGGCGGATTCGCTACATGGGCGTACTCCTGTACGACGCAGACCGGATCCCGGAGGCCGCCGCAGTGCCCGATGAGGACTTGATCGATGCCCAACTCGACATGATTCTCGACCCGTTCGATCCGGCGGTAATCACTGCCGCGAACGCTTCAGGGCTGGACGACGGGTGGATCGAAGCCGCCCAGGCGTCACCGGCGTACAAGTTCGTGAAAGAATGGGGCATGGCTCTGCCGCTGCATCCGGAGTTCCGGACGATGGCGATGATGTTCTATGTTCCGCCACTGTCGCCGGTCGTTTCCGTGATCGAGCAGGGCCTCGTGAAACTGGACCTGCCACCTGAGCAGGTCGACTTCGAACGATTCGAGAGCCTCGACAAAGCTCGGATTCCGATCCGGTATCTGGCGAACCTGTTCTCGCTGGGAGATGAGGAACCGATTCGCCGGATCCTGCGCAAGATGCTCGCCATTCGCATCTACAAGCGCCGCCAGAGTGTGGACGGGGCCGTCGACGACGCGACGGTCCAGGTCCTCGCCAAGGCGGGTGCGACCGTCGAGGAGGCAGAGGCGATTTATCGCCTGACGACGCTGCCGACGATCGAAGACCGGTTCGTGTTTCCCCCTTATCACCGGGAGATGTCTCAGGAGGCGATCTACGGCGATCCACTCGCCCGGAAGGGGGAGACCGGTCTCGGCTATCTCCAGGCTCCCGTGAGGGGGGCGTGA